Proteins from a genomic interval of Zingiber officinale cultivar Zhangliang chromosome 2A, Zo_v1.1, whole genome shotgun sequence:
- the LOC122043164 gene encoding protein LEAD-SENSITIVE 1-like, producing MSILSNKVEREELAPGDHIYSWRSAYIYAHHGIYVGDGMVIHFTRAAGQEIGTGTVLDQFLFSSSPSNSGTPCEKCGDQSNLHGVITSCLDCFLAGGNLYLFSYSVTPTFFLAKARGGTCTLAPSDSPNIVLHRAKYLLDNNGFGMYCLFKNNCEDFAIYCKTGLLVETTFSVGRSGQISSVLAAITSIMSSPLRFLTTSASGLMVFASGMYCVSRYVSDIGIRRDANKIPVETLVAQLCQGVPQTMAT from the exons ATGAGCATCCTCTCCAACAAGGTCGAGCGGGAGGAGCTCGCGCCCGGGGATCACATCTACTCATGGCGGTCGGCTTACATCTATGCCCATCATG GGATATATGTGGGAGATGGCATGGTCATTCATTTCACAAGAGCAGCTGGCCAAGAGATTGGAACAGGAACCGtacttgaccaattccttttcaGCTCTTCGCCGTCAAATTCAGGAACTCCGTGCGAAAAGTGTGGTGATCAAAGCAATCTCCATGGAGTgatcacctcttgcttggattgcTTCCTTGCAGGAGGCAACCTCTACCTGTTCAGCTATTCAGTCACTCCAACTTTCTTCCTAGCAAAAGCGCGCGGAGGAACCTGCACGCTCGCCCCCTCCGATTCCCCCAACATCGTCCTCCACCGAGCCAAATACCTTCTCGACAACAATGGGTTCGGCATGTATTGCTTGTTCAAGAACAACTGCGAGGACTTTGCCATATACTGCAAGACAGGTCTGCTCGTGGAGACGACTTTCAGCGTTGGCCGGAGCGGACAAATCTCATCCGTGTTAGCTGCAATCACTTCTATAATGTCATCCCCGCTTCGGTTCCTGACGACGAGCGCCAGTGGGCTCATGGTGTTTGCCAGCGGCATGTATTGTGTTAGTCGATATGTGTCCGACATCGGAATCAGAAGGGATGCAAATAAGATTCCTGTCGAAACCCTTGTTGCCCAGTTGTGCCAAGGCGTGCCCCAAACCATGGCCACCTAA